The Actinomycetota bacterium region TGGCCTTGGTGACCCTGCACTTGATCATGGTCTTCACCCAGAAGCACACCCAGTTCCCTGGCCCTGGCCGCACCAACAACAACGTCGTCGGCTACCCATTGATGCCGGTCTACATGGCAAAGGCCGGTGGCTTCTTCTTCATCGTCTTCGGCATCATTGCGCTCATCGGTGGCCTGATCAGCATCAACCCGGTCTGGATCTTTGGGCCGTATACGCCTGACCAAGTCAGCGCCGGTTCCCAGCCAGACTGGTACATCGGCTGGCTGGAGGGTGCCCTGCGTGTGATGCCCAACTGGGAAACGCATCTTGCAGGATTCACCTTGTCCTGGAACGTCTTGATACCTTCGGTGGTGATTCCGGGCATCATCTTCACCGTACTTGGGGCCTATCCATTCATTGAGGCCTGGGTGACCGGCGACAAGCGCGAGCATCACCTGCTCGACAGGCCACGCAATGCGCCGACGCGCACTGCTCTTGGCGTGATGTCCCTGACGTTCTATCTTCTGCTCTTCATCGGTGGCGGAAACGACATCATCGCCACGTCCTTCAACCTCTCGATCAACGCGATCACCTGGTTCCTGCGCGTGGCTTTGTTTGTTGTTCCCCCGTTGTTATTCGTGTTCACCCGGCGCATCTGTCTCGGCCTGCAGCGACGTGACCGTGACAAGCTGCTGCATGGCTACGAGACTGGTCGCGTGCTGCGCTTGCCCCATGGCGAGTTCATGGAGGTGCATGAGCCGATTTCTGTGAAGGAGTTGGCCGTCATCACGAGCAAGCACGACATCGCTCCGCTGCCCACTCCCCCGAAGGCAGACATTGACGGGGTCAAGAACAAGCAGTTCCGCAAGCAGAATCTGCGCGCCAAACTGAGCAGATTCTTCTATGGCGAGAACATCGCACTGCCCTCAGAAGCCGAGATCGAGGCTGGTCAGGCGCATGTCGCGCATGATGCAGCGATTGAGGCCCCGCTGCATGCCTACGAGGATGCTGACGAGATCCGCCAATTCCACGGTGGTGTGCTGCATCATCCGGGAATGCCGGAGACCAACGCCGAGCAGATTGTCGAGCATAAGGAATAACCGAACGCAAAGAACGCCCCCTGCAATTGCAGGGGGCGTTCTTCATTTGGATCATCGGGCTCTTGGAGTTTGGGGATCGGTCTAACTGGGGTCAACCATCCCTGCGAGGTAGTTCTCGATACCGACATTGGCAATGGCCTGCAACTGCGCTTCAAACCAATCCGCGTGCGTCTCTTCGTCGCGCGCCATCTCATCAAAGATCGACGCAGTCGCATGGTCACCAAGTTCGCGGCACTCCTGTGCAGAGTCATTGAACTGAGTGACCACCATGATCTCCGAGGCCAGACCGAGATCGAGAATCTCGAGCGCGGATTCGCCAACGCGAATCGGCAGCAGCTTCTGGAGATTGGGATGGCCTTCGAATAGCAGGATTCGCTGAATGAGCGCATCCGCATCTTTCATCTCATCAATGGACCGATCGTAGAAAGTCTTACCCAGACGAGGAAGTCCCCAAGCATCAAGCATGCGCCCGTGCAAGAAGTAGGTATTGGTGATGCTCAGTTCGTAGGTGAGTGCCTCGTTGAGCAGTTCAACTATGCGCGGGCTGCGGGCTTGCATCTTGGGGTACTCCATCCACTTGGCGGCGTGCTTCGATACTACTCAAGGTTTGCTCAAGCATCTCTTTGATGGCAGGCACACAACTTCCGCAGTCATTGCCCGCGCCCGAGGCGCGGCAGACCTGTGCCAACGTGGTGCAACCGTGCTCGATCGCCGAATGCAGCCGTCGATCACTGACTCGACGGCATTGGCACACGATCACGGCATCTCCTCCCCCGACAGGTTTCACGTCTCCTGTGCGAGAGGCGCCATTCCGAAACTTGGCTCCACTCGCTAAAGTTAGGGTAGCCTAAATCAGTGAGCCAGATGAAACATTGCCGCGCGATCTACTCCGACAATTGCCGCTTCTGCGGGTAGATCGTTTCGCCTCGCTCGAGCATCGCAATGAACTGCTCAAGCCTGCGGATGCGGGTCTCCTCGCGCTTGGCCGAGTCAATGCGCAGCAGGATGGCATAGCGATTCTGCTTGGTCAGAATCTCGAACATGGCAGTTGCTTTGGGGCA contains the following coding sequences:
- a CDS encoding ubiquinol-cytochrome c reductase cytochrome b subunit, with amino-acid sequence MTTTSPVEKAGAGVATYVDQRLGSNKFLARNLGKVFPDHWSFMLGEIALYSFIVVLLTGVYLTLFFDPSMVEVVYNGSYVPLKGIQMSQAYASTLNISFDVRGGLFIRQMHHWSALIFVAAMSVHMFRVFFTGAFRKPREFNWIIGVLLVAMGLGAGFTGYSLPDDLLSGTGLQIIRGIVQSIPVVGTWGAFLLFGGEFPGTIIIPRLYSMHILLIPGLILALVTLHLIMVFTQKHTQFPGPGRTNNNVVGYPLMPVYMAKAGGFFFIVFGIIALIGGLISINPVWIFGPYTPDQVSAGSQPDWYIGWLEGALRVMPNWETHLAGFTLSWNVLIPSVVIPGIIFTVLGAYPFIEAWVTGDKREHHLLDRPRNAPTRTALGVMSLTFYLLLFIGGGNDIIATSFNLSINAITWFLRVALFVVPPLLFVFTRRICLGLQRRDRDKLLHGYETGRVLRLPHGEFMEVHEPISVKELAVITSKHDIAPLPTPPKADIDGVKNKQFRKQNLRAKLSRFFYGENIALPSEAEIEAGQAHVAHDAAIEAPLHAYEDADEIRQFHGGVLHHPGMPETNAEQIVEHKE
- the bfr gene encoding bacterioferritin, with product MQARSPRIVELLNEALTYELSITNTYFLHGRMLDAWGLPRLGKTFYDRSIDEMKDADALIQRILLFEGHPNLQKLLPIRVGESALEILDLGLASEIMVVTQFNDSAQECRELGDHATASIFDEMARDEETHADWFEAQLQAIANVGIENYLAGMVDPS